The following DNA comes from Dehalococcoidales bacterium.
GTATCTTTCATCGGGTCACCAACGGTATCGCCGACAACAGCCGCCTTGTGAGCTTCCGAACCCTTGCCGCCGTGAGCCCCGGTTTCCACCCATTTCTTGGCGTTATCCCAGGAACCGCCGGCATTGGCAAAACTGATAGCCAGTACAAGGCCGGTTATGATAGCACCGATTAGGAATGCGCCAAGGGCTATCGGTCCAAGTAATACTCCAATAGCAACAGGTGAAAGAATAGTGATGACGCCCGGCAAAATCATTTCCTTGAGAGAATCTTTGGTACAGATATCAACACATTTGGCGTAGTCCGGCTTTTCGGTATTATC
Coding sequences within:
- a CDS encoding sodium/proton-translocating pyrophosphatase, translated to LDPHVVAGLFLGGLLPAVFCAMTLKAVGKSSFSIVNEVRRQFKEMPGIMDNTEKPDYAKCVDICTKDSLKEMILPGVITILSPVAIGVLLGPIALGAFLIGAIITGLVLAISFANAGGSWDNAKKWVETGAHGGKGSEAHKAAVVGDTVGDPMKDTSGPSLNIMIKLTSIIALVIAPIFVGFSGLL